One genomic segment of Streptomyces sp. RKND-216 includes these proteins:
- a CDS encoding iron-containing redox enzyme family protein: MTATSRTGASTANGTAGARSRRDGPAGLPDPRGPLSDAVLAALRQPPGTVRHWPSPTGADTDPFGEDLHLALQTAYELHYRGWRGVDDGWEWDAGLLGFRARLERLFLDALRGRAAGGEDAAAIDAELDALLVEPLHGSGVSHHLAEHGTWTQMREFLVHRSIYHLKEADPHAWAVPRLEGRAKAGLVAVEFDEFGGGRGDRMHSRLYADLMAGAGLDDGYLHYLHAVPAQALAVVNMMSLFGLHRGLRGALVGHFATAEITTAPSARRMVRALDRMGAAPACVHFYAEHIEADAVHEQVMRHEVVADLLAREPSLAGGLVLGMQATALVEDDLAAHLLCAWERGASSLRRPPG, encoded by the coding sequence ATGACGGCCACCTCGAGGACGGGAGCGAGCACCGCGAACGGCACGGCAGGAGCGCGGAGCCGGCGGGACGGCCCGGCCGGTCTGCCGGACCCGCGCGGCCCGCTGTCGGACGCCGTCCTGGCGGCGCTGCGGCAGCCACCGGGCACGGTGCGCCACTGGCCCTCTCCCACCGGCGCGGACACCGACCCGTTCGGCGAAGACCTGCACCTGGCCCTGCAGACGGCGTACGAACTGCACTACCGCGGTTGGCGGGGTGTGGACGACGGCTGGGAATGGGACGCCGGCCTGCTGGGCTTCCGGGCCCGCCTGGAGCGCCTCTTCCTGGACGCGCTGCGCGGTCGCGCCGCGGGCGGCGAGGACGCGGCCGCGATCGATGCCGAGCTGGACGCCCTGCTGGTGGAGCCGCTGCACGGCTCCGGCGTCTCGCACCACCTCGCGGAGCACGGCACCTGGACGCAGATGCGGGAGTTCTTGGTGCACCGCTCCATCTACCATCTGAAGGAAGCCGACCCGCACGCCTGGGCCGTGCCTCGGCTGGAGGGCCGTGCCAAAGCCGGCCTGGTCGCCGTGGAGTTCGACGAGTTCGGCGGCGGGCGCGGCGACCGGATGCACTCCCGCCTCTACGCGGACCTGATGGCCGGTGCCGGGCTGGACGACGGCTACCTGCACTATCTGCACGCGGTGCCCGCGCAGGCACTCGCGGTGGTCAACATGATGTCGCTGTTCGGGCTGCACCGCGGTCTGCGCGGTGCCCTGGTGGGGCACTTCGCCACGGCCGAGATCACCACGGCGCCGAGCGCCCGCCGCATGGTGCGGGCCCTGGATCGGATGGGTGCCGCGCCCGCCTGCGTGCACTTCTACGCCGAGCACATCGAGGCGGACGCGGTGCACGAGCAGGTGATGCGACACGAGGTGGTGGCGGACCTGCTGGCCCGTGAGCCGTCGCTGGCCGGTGGCCTGGTACTCGGCATGCAGGCGACGGCGCTGGTGGAGGACGACCTGGCGGCGCATCTGCTGTGCGCGTGGGAACGCGGCGCGTCGTCGCTGCGCCGGCCTCCGGGGTGA
- a CDS encoding CDGSH iron-sulfur domain-containing protein, translating into MGAAQPENGPPPSRRDARRVVVDPGGPVLVEGPVEIELPDGRIARSDRFMVAVCACRRSRSYPWCDTSHRRRTSEARSSRGGAAPRHGRDGGG; encoded by the coding sequence GTGGGCGCCGCGCAACCGGAGAACGGTCCGCCGCCTTCGCGGAGGGACGCCCGCCGGGTCGTCGTCGACCCCGGCGGGCCGGTGCTGGTCGAAGGCCCCGTGGAGATCGAGCTGCCGGACGGTCGCATCGCTCGCTCCGACCGGTTCATGGTCGCCGTGTGCGCCTGCCGCCGCAGCCGCTCCTACCCCTGGTGCGACACCAGCCACCGTAGGCGTACCTCGGAGGCCCGCAGCAGCCGCGGCGGGGCGGCGCCCCGGCATGGCCGGGACGGAGGGGGCTGA